Genomic DNA from Cetobacterium somerae ATCC BAA-474:
AGAAGTAAAGGAAATCTTAAGCTAGGAGGTAAAAAAAGATGGCAAAGCTTAGAATAGAGCTTGTAAAAAGCATAATCGGAAGAAAGCCTAACCATATAGCAACTGCAAAGTCGCTAGGGCTTAAGAAGATGAATGATGTTAGAGAGCACAATGTAACTCCAGAATTAATGGGGAAAATTGCTCAAATATCTTACCTAATAAAAGTAGAGGAGGTGCAATAATCAATGAAATTAAATGAATTAAAGCCTTCTGTACCAAGAAAAGCTAGAAAAAGAATCGGAAGAGGAGAGTCTTCTGGATTAGGAAAGACTGCTGGAAAAGGAAGCAATGGACAAAACTCTAGAGCTGGAGGAGGGGTAAAACCTTACTTCGAGGGTGGACAAATGCCTTTATACAGAAGAACTCCAAAGAGAGGATTCTCTAACGCAATATTCAGAAAAGATTATGCAATAATAAACTTATGTGATTTAAATAGATTCGAAGAGGGAACAGAAGTAACTCCAGAGTTATTAGTAGCTGCTGGTGTTATCAAGAAAACTCTTGCTGGAATCAAAGTTTTAGGAAACGGAGAGCTAGAGAAGAAAGTATCTGTAAAAGCTCACAAAGTTTCTGCTTCTGCGAAAGCAGCTATCGAAGCAAAAGGTGGATCTGTAGAGATTCTTGAAGTTAAAACTTTTGCTGATGTAGCAAAAAATAACAAGTAATTAAAAGACTAGTTATTTCAATGTGAGGTGAAGAATTTTGGGTTTAATTGAAAAGTTTGAAACGAAGCTTAGAGGTATATTTAAAATTCCGGAACTGAGAGAGAGAATCATCTTCACCTTATTAATGTTCCTAGTAGCTAGGGTAGGGACATATATCCCTGCTCCTGGTGTGGACATTGATCGTTTGGCTCAAATGACTGCGCAAAGTGATTTACTAGGATATATTAATATGTTCTCAGGTGGGGCTTTCCAAAGAGTATCTATATTTGCATTGGGAATTGTACCATATATCAATTCATCAATCGTATTTAGTTTACTTGCTGTAATTATCCCTAAAATTGAAGAAATTCAAAAAGAGGGAGAATCAGGAAGAAATAAGATTACTCAATGGACTAGATACCTAACAATTGTAATAGCTATAGTCCAAGGAATTGGGGTATGCACTTGGTTACAATCGGTAGGATTAGTAACAACACCAGGGTTTACATTTTTCTTAACAACAATAACAACTTTAACGGCAGGAACAATATTTTTAATGTGGGTAGGGGAACAAATATCTATCAAAGGTATAGGTAATGGAGTTTCGCTACTAATCTTTTTAAATGTTATTTCAGGAGCTCCAGGAGCTGTTATTCAAACTATACAAGATATGAGAGGGAGTAAGTTTCTTATTCCTGTTTTGTTATTAGTGGGGATTGCTGCAATTATAACAATTGCGGGAATTGTTGTATTCCAATTAGGGCAAAGAAAAATACCAGTTCACTATGTAGGAAGAGGATTTGCTGGAAATAATGGAATGGGTCAGAATTCATATATTCCATTGAAGTTAAATAGTTCAGGAGTAATGCCTGTAATTTTCGCTTCAGTGGTGATGATGATACCTTCTTTAGTAGTAAACATGCTTCCCGGAGAGTTTTCTGGAAAGGTAATACTTGCTAGAATATTTGGTGACCAGCATCCTGTATATTTAATACTATATGCTGCTGTAATTATATTCTTCTCGTTCTTCTATACTTCAATAGTTTTCGATCCTGAAAAGGTTGCAGAAAACTTAAAACAAGGTGGAGGTACGATTCCAAGTATTAGACCTGGAGCAGATACGGCTGATTATCTTGAAGGAGTTGTAACTAGAATAACTTGGGGTGGAGCTATATTTTTAGCTTTAATCGCAATTGCACCTATGGTACTATTTAAAGCTTTTGGACTACCAATATTCTTTGGTGGAACAGGAATAATAATAGTAGTAGGGGTAGCACTAGATACTGTACAACAGAT
This window encodes:
- the rplO gene encoding 50S ribosomal protein L15, producing the protein MKLNELKPSVPRKARKRIGRGESSGLGKTAGKGSNGQNSRAGGGVKPYFEGGQMPLYRRTPKRGFSNAIFRKDYAIINLCDLNRFEEGTEVTPELLVAAGVIKKTLAGIKVLGNGELEKKVSVKAHKVSASAKAAIEAKGGSVEILEVKTFADVAKNNK
- the secY gene encoding preprotein translocase subunit SecY — its product is MGLIEKFETKLRGIFKIPELRERIIFTLLMFLVARVGTYIPAPGVDIDRLAQMTAQSDLLGYINMFSGGAFQRVSIFALGIVPYINSSIVFSLLAVIIPKIEEIQKEGESGRNKITQWTRYLTIVIAIVQGIGVCTWLQSVGLVTTPGFTFFLTTITTLTAGTIFLMWVGEQISIKGIGNGVSLLIFLNVISGAPGAVIQTIQDMRGSKFLIPVLLLVGIAAIITIAGIVVFQLGQRKIPVHYVGRGFAGNNGMGQNSYIPLKLNSSGVMPVIFASVVMMIPSLVVNMLPGEFSGKVILARIFGDQHPVYLILYAAVIIFFSFFYTSIVFDPEKVAENLKQGGGTIPSIRPGADTADYLEGVVTRITWGGAIFLALIAIAPMVLFKAFGLPIFFGGTGIIIVVGVALDTVQQIDAHLIMKEYKGFL
- the rpmD gene encoding 50S ribosomal protein L30; its protein translation is MAKLRIELVKSIIGRKPNHIATAKSLGLKKMNDVREHNVTPELMGKIAQISYLIKVEEVQ